The following are encoded together in the Desulfofalx alkaliphila DSM 12257 genome:
- a CDS encoding DUF4430 domain-containing protein, translating into MRRFALLAIIIALIFTLGCVQRDSPVQENTENSSVENRPITAESSLKESAATEKEDHDERVETAAVKEKEEKLNTAPVEVGIEESATGLKAVLWVTKDFGSEQMVSQEVAVGQNYTVMDILHSNLSIETQYGGGFVASINNLESGYMGADKKKWDWFYYMNGIMTSVGAQDYSPGPREVIWWDYHTWGASYFTPAVIGAFPEPFVSGYQGKNPGTTVLVTDGCEEEGERLAQYLRNSGVKTVEIKPYSEELVAADQRITIVVGLWNQLGQDKQIQGLQKHREKTGLYVKFDPQYFSSLNIYGHEVERYHENTGAIVATGTGMGDVTPLWLVTGLDKRGLEKAVNLLINDAAKIKQHFGAIVTDHGVVAVPVI; encoded by the coding sequence ATGAGACGTTTTGCTTTGTTGGCTATTATAATAGCCTTAATCTTTACCCTTGGCTGTGTTCAAAGGGACAGCCCAGTGCAGGAAAACACTGAAAACAGCTCTGTAGAAAACCGGCCAATAACTGCTGAAAGCAGTTTAAAAGAAAGCGCTGCCACAGAAAAAGAGGATCATGATGAAAGGGTAGAAACCGCCGCTGTTAAAGAAAAAGAAGAAAAACTAAATACAGCCCCGGTGGAAGTTGGTATAGAAGAATCAGCCACCGGACTGAAAGCTGTGCTGTGGGTAACTAAAGACTTTGGCAGTGAGCAAATGGTAAGTCAAGAAGTGGCGGTGGGCCAAAACTATACGGTGATGGATATACTGCATTCTAACCTGTCCATAGAAACCCAATATGGCGGAGGTTTTGTCGCTTCCATTAACAACCTTGAATCCGGCTATATGGGTGCGGATAAAAAGAAATGGGATTGGTTTTACTACATGAACGGCATTATGACTTCGGTGGGTGCCCAGGACTACAGCCCTGGGCCCAGGGAGGTAATTTGGTGGGACTACCACACCTGGGGGGCAAGCTATTTTACTCCGGCAGTGATCGGGGCATTTCCGGAGCCCTTTGTCAGCGGTTATCAGGGCAAAAACCCCGGCACCACTGTCTTGGTAACGGATGGTTGTGAAGAAGAGGGAGAAAGACTGGCCCAGTACTTGCGCAACAGCGGCGTAAAAACGGTGGAAATTAAACCATACAGTGAAGAACTAGTGGCTGCGGATCAAAGGATAACCATAGTGGTGGGGCTTTGGAACCAACTGGGGCAGGATAAGCAAATCCAAGGTCTGCAAAAACATCGTGAAAAAACAGGATTATATGTGAAGTTTGATCCACAATATTTTTCCTCTTTGAATATTTACGGCCATGAGGTAGAACGGTATCACGAAAACACCGGTGCCATAGTTGCCACCGGCACGGGCATGGGAGACGTCACTCCCCTATGGTTGGTAACAGGGCTTGATAAAAGGGGCCTGGAAAAGGCAGTAAACCTACTGATAAATGATGCGGCAAAAATAAAACAGCACTTTGGCGCCATAGTAACGGACCATGGGGTTGTGGCCGTCCCGGTCATTTAA
- a CDS encoding ABC transporter ATP-binding protein: protein MALLKVENLTYCYGGSSKPSLNNINLEINEGEFVLLAGKSGSGKSTLLRALSGLVPEFYGGSVTGNVVFQGKNIRDWHKGKLAGEIGFIFQDPEQQIVMTNVEKEIVFGLENTGVPPREMKRRVAEVMDFLGISHLKRKNIFELSGGHKQMVVLASVLAMQPKVLLLDEPTSQLDPVSAEKIITNIRRINEDLGITVIIAEQRLERCMHLADKMVVINKGCLASNLTPGETVKLELDKQNIIIPPLPKLFAAVGCSTIPLTVSDGRAVLRTVYGHMKPAVDGRGGIAKTTVPANNLLKIEKASFTYPDCLQPAIRDINLKVGSGEFVAIIGENGGGKSTLLKNICGLLRPQEGSIIICNKDIKKQSVAEIAGTVGYLGQNANDYLFNETVFEEVAFGLKVRGIKDRDIVDKMLEKWHLTDLKNKNPRDLSRGERQWVALAAVLVMNPQILLLDEPTRGLDASLKHELGTLLKKLTAEGVAVIIVTHDIEFIAEYAGRVVVIFDGEIVADGDKQQVLNNSLYYAPQLNKLFRGFCQGVITFQDALKLLKVV, encoded by the coding sequence TTGGCCTTACTTAAGGTGGAAAATCTGACTTACTGCTACGGGGGTAGCAGCAAACCTTCATTAAATAATATCAATCTAGAAATAAATGAAGGGGAGTTTGTTTTACTGGCCGGAAAATCGGGCAGCGGTAAGTCAACCCTTCTTCGTGCCTTATCCGGTTTAGTGCCGGAGTTTTATGGCGGGTCCGTCACAGGCAATGTTGTTTTTCAAGGCAAAAACATAAGGGATTGGCATAAGGGTAAACTGGCCGGTGAAATAGGCTTTATATTTCAAGACCCCGAACAGCAAATAGTTATGACAAATGTGGAAAAAGAAATAGTATTTGGGCTTGAAAACACAGGTGTGCCACCCAGGGAAATGAAGCGGCGGGTGGCCGAGGTAATGGATTTTTTAGGTATCTCCCATTTAAAGAGAAAAAATATCTTTGAACTTTCCGGTGGGCATAAGCAAATGGTGGTGTTGGCTTCTGTGCTTGCAATGCAGCCCAAGGTGTTGCTTTTAGATGAGCCAACCTCTCAGTTAGATCCTGTGTCTGCGGAAAAAATTATTACCAACATTCGCAGAATAAATGAAGACCTGGGGATTACGGTAATTATTGCAGAGCAGCGGCTAGAACGATGTATGCATTTGGCAGACAAAATGGTGGTTATCAATAAGGGTTGCCTAGCCAGTAATCTTACCCCTGGGGAAACGGTAAAATTGGAACTGGATAAACAAAACATCATCATACCCCCTTTGCCCAAACTTTTTGCAGCGGTGGGTTGTTCCACTATACCGCTAACAGTCAGCGACGGAAGGGCTGTTCTGCGTACAGTCTATGGGCACATGAAACCTGCAGTTGATGGGAGAGGGGGAATTGCCAAAACAACTGTGCCGGCTAATAACCTGTTGAAGATTGAAAAAGCTTCTTTTACCTATCCTGATTGTTTACAACCGGCAATTAGGGATATTAACCTGAAAGTTGGCAGCGGTGAATTTGTTGCTATTATTGGTGAAAATGGCGGCGGTAAAAGCACCCTGTTAAAAAACATCTGTGGTTTACTGAGGCCGCAAGAGGGCAGCATTATTATTTGCAATAAGGATATAAAAAAGCAAAGTGTGGCAGAAATTGCCGGTACGGTGGGCTACCTTGGGCAAAATGCCAATGATTATTTATTTAACGAAACAGTTTTTGAAGAGGTGGCCTTTGGTTTAAAGGTGCGGGGGATAAAAGACAGGGATATTGTAGATAAGATGCTGGAAAAATGGCACTTGACTGACTTGAAAAATAAAAACCCAAGGGATTTGAGCAGGGGGGAACGTCAGTGGGTGGCGCTGGCTGCGGTGTTGGTAATGAACCCCCAAATATTACTTTTAGATGAGCCTACCCGCGGCTTAGATGCGTCGCTGAAACATGAATTGGGTACCCTATTGAAAAAATTAACTGCAGAAGGGGTGGCAGTAATAATAGTTACCCACGATATTGAATTTATAGCTGAATATGCCGGCCGAGTGGTAGTCATATTTGATGGCGAGATAGTGGCCGACGGTGATAAGCAGCAAGTACTAAACAATTCCCTTTACTATGCCCCGCAGTTGAATAAATTGTTTCGCGGCTTTTGCCAGGGCGTAATTACATTTCAAGATGCACTGAAACTGCTTAAAGTGGTGTAG
- a CDS encoding S-layer homology domain-containing protein, which translates to MLRRILNIIFAVFLVTAMCSAMPAKANTETLGQAKDIIVNYYKENKRQLTDWEEIVGLGELGVIDDFDISKWEENHQLTHPTDYAAAILGYTSAGKDPENFRGDINLLEELTAKQLEDGSFGGSINNTVYAILAMDRADKEDRYADKLKQAVNSLITQQNSDGGFSIGGSNSDPDVTAMALMALAKHRDIPGVTECINAALAFLKDNQMASGGFSSGGVENAASTAVVIQGLAACDENPTEWKKEEKNIIDALFQFWLRDGSFCHTAGGQSDEFASKQALVAVAKLINNPDYAAYRIKVNIDIRVEGKDKTLLNETIYTDKQYPLEVLEEAVKEKANIDKDKGEVISILGEAGENLGDGLLTAWRYLLIRDGEINPGSFLNKNYEVRRGDEIVFYIGAYGIDSESKTVIEETYLPVINMSPLYPTAGQMLTVTVSGTVYDHSAGSFVSKDLEDPVDLNFGGQLYQTSWGTAQIPLESEGRIGFQVSKKHPTKGYPQLVPTTKKITVGSAQEKRVKVRVEGVAGKLAAGEVKEIGTALDALITLVGQENVDCPGGFITSIKGEGSVAINDTDYSYWGYYVIRNGEIELSSFDTGAYSFNVNDGDEIVFYNGVFGKTYFPIIEVQPSNPRIGDTVKISVKIKNYVWGQGLVEEPLDGVKIIINGQEHILTTDKNYVTIAGISGEQNIRVEKYAEGYPQLVAGELKIVPASGQGTGPDPRGISVRVSVQGKNNEVFFNGWVSLDKDNANALAALKETGLSYRTRWGDTYVAEIEGLAEDPNSTAGWKYKVNGQIPGIPARDYKVQDGDIIIWFWAADASDTGELPPDLEKIAEEIPLIPEERLEAVKKSLQEVERLLQEIRQQMMPLESNQEQLFNIVELVNSKTLVVGKDTPLTEEERNKWSFILDNNEINLEEKASVNKTNEISDAVGEVSLIINKGALSEDTLITVKKTRGNQLAKPLTHRLISPVYRLGPEATVFTEPAELRLRLVLPRDAVFENIVLAWYNPQNKSWVPIPTVVNVAAGEITGLVQHFTNFAVLERREDFSTFKDLGENSFGWAENEINFLAAKGLISGTGDGNFTPGKPVTRAEFVAMLVNAMGLSNDGESNFTDVKPGQWYTGAVNTAVAAGLVSGYEDGTFRPHNQISREQIAAMLVRALELKPLTTEQTVVDAEAISPWAREAVQAAMDYQLVRGYVDGTFKPQRAASRAESAVFIYRLLMLNNIH; encoded by the coding sequence TTGTTAAGAAGAATATTAAATATTATTTTTGCTGTGTTTTTAGTAACAGCCATGTGCAGTGCTATGCCTGCAAAGGCTAATACAGAGACCTTAGGGCAGGCAAAAGATATAATTGTAAATTACTACAAAGAAAACAAAAGACAATTAACTGATTGGGAAGAAATAGTGGGCTTGGGTGAACTTGGGGTTATAGATGATTTTGACATTTCAAAATGGGAAGAAAATCATCAATTAACACACCCCACAGATTATGCGGCAGCAATATTGGGCTATACCTCTGCCGGGAAAGATCCGGAAAATTTTAGAGGGGATATTAACCTTTTAGAGGAGCTAACGGCTAAGCAATTAGAAGATGGCAGTTTTGGCGGCTCAATTAATAATACTGTTTATGCAATATTGGCAATGGACAGGGCAGACAAAGAAGATCGATATGCAGATAAGCTGAAACAGGCAGTAAATAGTTTAATTACACAGCAAAATAGCGATGGTGGCTTTTCAATTGGGGGATCCAACAGTGACCCGGATGTCACTGCCATGGCATTAATGGCTTTAGCAAAGCACCGGGATATACCGGGTGTAACGGAATGTATAAATGCTGCCCTTGCATTTTTAAAAGACAATCAAATGGCCTCAGGCGGTTTTTCCTCCGGCGGCGTTGAGAATGCTGCGAGCACGGCAGTGGTTATCCAGGGCTTAGCGGCCTGTGATGAAAACCCAACCGAATGGAAAAAAGAAGAAAAAAATATCATTGATGCCCTATTTCAATTTTGGCTGCGAGATGGTTCCTTTTGCCATACCGCCGGCGGGCAGAGTGATGAGTTTGCTAGCAAACAGGCTTTGGTGGCTGTAGCCAAGCTAATAAATAATCCGGATTATGCCGCCTATAGAATTAAGGTAAATATCGATATTCGCGTGGAAGGTAAAGATAAGACCTTATTAAATGAGACCATTTATACCGATAAGCAATATCCTTTGGAAGTACTGGAAGAGGCAGTAAAGGAAAAGGCCAATATTGATAAGGATAAAGGCGAAGTAATCTCTATCCTGGGAGAAGCAGGTGAGAATCTAGGAGACGGCTTACTGACCGCTTGGCGGTACTTGCTTATACGCGACGGTGAAATAAACCCCGGCTCTTTTCTAAACAAAAACTATGAAGTGCGCCGTGGAGATGAAATTGTTTTTTACATTGGTGCCTATGGTATAGATTCTGAATCAAAAACAGTTATCGAAGAAACTTATCTGCCTGTGATAAATATGTCTCCCCTTTATCCCACTGCAGGCCAAATGTTAACTGTTACGGTATCGGGCACTGTCTACGATCACTCAGCAGGCAGTTTTGTTAGCAAAGATCTTGAAGACCCTGTGGACCTGAACTTTGGTGGCCAATTATATCAAACTTCTTGGGGTACCGCACAAATACCGCTGGAATCCGAAGGAAGGATAGGATTTCAGGTATCTAAGAAGCACCCCACCAAGGGTTACCCCCAATTGGTGCCTACCACAAAAAAAATTACGGTGGGTTCTGCCCAAGAGAAAAGGGTAAAGGTACGGGTGGAAGGTGTGGCCGGAAAGTTAGCAGCCGGTGAGGTTAAAGAAATTGGCACTGCCCTGGATGCTTTGATAACACTGGTGGGTCAAGAGAATGTAGATTGCCCCGGCGGTTTTATTACTTCAATTAAAGGTGAAGGTTCAGTTGCGATAAATGATACAGACTACAGCTATTGGGGTTACTACGTTATTAGAAACGGAGAAATAGAATTATCATCCTTTGATACAGGTGCCTATAGTTTTAACGTTAATGACGGAGATGAAATAGTTTTTTATAACGGAGTTTTTGGCAAGACCTATTTTCCGATAATTGAAGTCCAACCAAGTAACCCCCGAATTGGCGATACAGTAAAAATAAGTGTCAAAATAAAAAATTATGTATGGGGGCAGGGGTTGGTTGAAGAACCCCTTGATGGGGTAAAGATAATAATCAATGGGCAAGAACATATATTAACTACAGATAAGAACTATGTAACAATAGCTGGAATCTCCGGTGAACAAAATATACGGGTTGAAAAATATGCAGAAGGATATCCCCAGCTAGTGGCCGGAGAGCTGAAGATAGTCCCCGCATCCGGCCAGGGTACAGGACCCGATCCAAGGGGCATATCCGTAAGGGTAAGTGTACAAGGGAAAAATAATGAAGTATTTTTCAATGGCTGGGTAAGCTTGGATAAAGACAATGCCAATGCCCTGGCGGCATTGAAGGAAACCGGTTTATCCTATAGGACCAGATGGGGTGACACCTATGTTGCTGAGATAGAAGGACTGGCTGAGGACCCCAATAGTACAGCTGGCTGGAAATACAAAGTAAACGGTCAAATACCGGGGATACCTGCCCGGGATTATAAGGTGCAGGATGGCGATATAATTATCTGGTTTTGGGCAGCGGATGCATCGGACACCGGAGAATTACCTCCAGACTTAGAGAAGATTGCGGAGGAAATACCTCTTATACCGGAAGAACGTTTGGAGGCAGTGAAAAAATCACTGCAAGAGGTGGAGCGGTTATTGCAAGAAATTCGTCAACAAATGATGCCATTGGAAAGTAATCAAGAACAATTGTTTAACATAGTTGAGTTAGTTAATAGTAAAACACTTGTGGTTGGTAAAGATACTCCCCTCACTGAAGAGGAAAGAAATAAATGGTCATTTATACTCGATAATAATGAAATAAACCTGGAAGAAAAGGCGAGTGTTAACAAAACCAATGAAATAAGTGATGCTGTGGGTGAAGTCAGTTTAATTATTAACAAAGGCGCCTTAAGCGAGGACACCCTTATTACAGTAAAGAAAACAAGGGGTAATCAGCTGGCAAAACCCCTTACACACCGCCTCATATCGCCGGTATACCGGTTGGGTCCGGAGGCTACGGTATTTACTGAGCCGGCAGAATTAAGGCTGAGATTAGTTTTGCCAAGGGACGCTGTCTTTGAAAACATAGTTTTGGCCTGGTATAACCCGCAAAACAAGAGCTGGGTGCCAATACCGACGGTGGTAAATGTTGCCGCCGGTGAAATTACAGGCTTGGTGCAGCACTTTACAAATTTTGCAGTCTTGGAGAGAAGGGAAGATTTTAGCACCTTCAAAGATCTTGGTGAAAACTCCTTTGGTTGGGCAGAGAATGAAATTAACTTCCTGGCTGCCAAGGGTTTAATATCCGGCACCGGTGATGGGAATTTTACTCCGGGCAAACCGGTGACCAGGGCTGAATTTGTAGCCATGCTGGTGAATGCCATGGGTTTAAGCAATGACGGCGAGTCTAATTTTACAGATGTAAAACCGGGACAATGGTACACAGGGGCGGTAAATACAGCGGTGGCGGCAGGACTGGTTAGTGGCTATGAGGATGGCACCTTCCGGCCCCATAATCAAATAAGCAGGGAGCAAATTGCAGCCATGCTTGTGCGTGCCTTGGAATTGAAACCTTTAACCACAGAACAAACAGTTGTGGATGCGGAGGCAATATCGCCCTGGGCAAGGGAGGCTGTGCAGGCGGCAATGGATTATCAGTTAGTTAGAGGATATGTCGATGGCACCTTTAAACCACAAAGGGCAGCCAGTAGGGCTGAAAGCGCGGTGTTTATTTACCGCCTGTTAATGTTAAATAACATCCATTAG
- a CDS encoding ECF transporter S component produces the protein MNWSLLTLGLAVLALLSCFLGFENSKPTAKEVALLATLAALAALGRVVFAGIPSVQPTTFLIIVTGLVFGPGPGFMVGALAALSSNFFLGMGPYTPWQMLAWGLAGFSAGIWGRWQKKPSKLPLIIFAVAWGFLYGLIMNIWHWVTFIYPLNWQTFVAVYGAAFWFDTLHAIGNGIFMWFMGKEFIKVMQRYQKRLVVKEINIER, from the coding sequence ATGAACTGGTCATTGCTTACACTGGGCCTTGCTGTATTGGCACTGCTAAGTTGTTTCTTGGGTTTTGAAAATAGCAAACCCACTGCCAAAGAAGTGGCACTGCTGGCAACTTTAGCCGCTCTGGCGGCTTTGGGCAGGGTGGTGTTTGCGGGTATTCCAAGCGTTCAGCCAACTACCTTTTTGATTATAGTAACAGGGCTGGTTTTTGGCCCTGGCCCGGGGTTTATGGTTGGAGCGCTGGCGGCCTTATCATCAAATTTCTTCCTGGGTATGGGTCCATACACGCCTTGGCAAATGTTAGCCTGGGGCTTAGCGGGTTTTTCGGCAGGGATTTGGGGCCGTTGGCAAAAAAAACCGTCGAAGCTGCCTTTGATAATTTTTGCGGTGGCATGGGGTTTTTTATATGGGTTAATAATGAACATTTGGCATTGGGTTACCTTTATTTATCCCCTAAACTGGCAAACCTTTGTGGCTGTTTATGGTGCTGCCTTTTGGTTTGATACACTACATGCCATAGGTAACGGCATATTCATGTGGTTTATGGGTAAAGAGTTTATAAAAGTAATGCAGCGTTATCAAAAAAGACTGGTTGTAAAAGAAATTAATATTGAGAGATAG
- a CDS encoding energy-coupling factor transporter transmembrane component T — translation MFYYKDKNLFLQTFHPAAVLIYTGVLLLLVLLLNHPLFLLMLYLVLWLEINLLDGLRAYKKMVLLSALMLLMIIIINPLFSDHGNTILWTGPKLPVLGGVVITLESVLYGINMAVRLLVLITIFFLYNLMLDPNRAFSFLARFAPGSVMIITLTARLMPYLIGQFKNIKEAQQTRGVKFEGKGIYGSIRAYYSLLKILLINSLDNAFNIAEAIQSRGYGSGLRSYYTREIFRPRDAAVMTASCVAFLCGVAMTVRGINAYNFYPGLEMIFSNLVQLILIMLIVLLLAFPGLLNWGWHHWPYLRWKI, via the coding sequence ATGTTTTACTATAAGGACAAAAATCTGTTCCTGCAGACCTTTCATCCTGCGGCAGTATTAATCTATACAGGTGTACTGTTGCTGCTGGTGCTGCTGTTAAACCATCCGCTCTTTCTGTTGATGCTGTATTTGGTGCTGTGGTTAGAAATTAACCTCCTGGATGGCCTAAGGGCTTATAAAAAAATGGTGCTCTTATCGGCCTTAATGTTACTGATGATAATAATAATTAATCCATTATTCAGCGACCACGGCAATACCATCCTTTGGACCGGCCCCAAGCTGCCTGTGCTGGGCGGTGTAGTTATTACATTGGAATCGGTCTTGTATGGCATCAATATGGCAGTGCGCCTGTTAGTTTTGATAACCATATTCTTTTTATATAATTTGATGCTGGATCCGAACCGGGCATTTTCCTTTCTTGCCCGGTTTGCCCCGGGCTCAGTAATGATAATTACTTTAACTGCCAGGCTTATGCCCTATTTAATAGGTCAGTTCAAAAATATTAAAGAAGCCCAGCAGACCCGTGGGGTTAAATTTGAAGGCAAGGGTATTTATGGCAGCATAAGGGCTTATTATTCACTGCTCAAAATACTGTTAATAAATTCATTGGATAACGCCTTTAATATTGCTGAAGCAATACAGAGCCGAGGTTATGGCAGCGGTTTGCGCAGTTACTACACAAGGGAGATATTCCGTCCCCGGGATGCCGCCGTTATGACAGCCAGCTGTGTGGCCTTTTTATGTGGTGTGGCGATGACGGTTAGGGGGATAAACGCCTATAATTTTTACCCTGGGTTGGAGATGATTTTTAGCAATTTAGTACAATTAATTTTAATAATGCTTATCGTTCTACTGCTGGCCTTTCCCGGGCTGTTGAATTGGGGGTGGCACCATTGGCCTTACTTAAGGTGGAAAATCTGA
- a CDS encoding prenyltransferase/squalene oxidase repeat-containing protein: MNKFFNRSIKIFFIYCCALLMSVAFITSGAAAATAPDRVEIENVESIVNYLNDKMLHPDYKGMLDWAILGCYSSGKDVQALSKKRKEQVLAGEMISPLKNTDYQRTIFSALAAGEDVKAYCGINLVDTVKESQLPSGKFADTSTGIGDRLINAHIWGIIALYAVGEDIPNADKALSWLVEQQNYDGGFSVDTEILYSDIDMTAMAIVAMVCLDKDQTYPPIQRALAYLKEQQNSDGSMGLWGTSNTESCAQLIQALVMLGIDPTGQEWTKNNGNPLTGMLKYRLKNGAFSHSSEMIPSEMATGQALLAINDYLTGQSIYTKLRLENRTDDDLQQAIGHPTEGKY, from the coding sequence ATGAACAAATTTTTTAACAGGTCGATAAAAATCTTTTTCATTTATTGCTGTGCATTGCTTATGTCGGTGGCTTTCATAACTTCCGGCGCTGCAGCAGCTACAGCACCGGATCGGGTGGAGATTGAAAATGTGGAAAGTATTGTTAATTATCTAAATGATAAAATGCTTCACCCGGACTATAAGGGCATGTTGGATTGGGCCATACTGGGGTGTTATTCTTCGGGCAAAGATGTTCAAGCCCTATCTAAAAAAAGAAAAGAGCAGGTTTTAGCGGGTGAAATGATTTCTCCATTAAAAAACACTGACTATCAGCGTACAATTTTCAGTGCTTTGGCTGCCGGTGAAGATGTCAAGGCCTATTGTGGAATTAACCTTGTTGATACCGTAAAGGAATCTCAGTTACCCTCGGGTAAATTTGCAGATACATCAACCGGTATCGGTGACAGGCTGATTAATGCTCATATATGGGGTATTATTGCTTTGTATGCAGTGGGTGAAGACATTCCCAATGCTGATAAAGCTTTATCCTGGTTGGTGGAACAGCAAAATTATGATGGTGGGTTTAGCGTTGATACCGAAATTCTATATTCAGATATAGATATGACTGCAATGGCCATTGTTGCTATGGTCTGCCTGGATAAAGACCAAACTTACCCTCCGATACAACGGGCCCTGGCATATTTAAAAGAACAGCAAAACAGTGACGGCAGTATGGGGCTGTGGGGAACATCCAATACTGAATCCTGCGCCCAGCTTATACAGGCGCTGGTTATGTTGGGAATAGATCCCACCGGCCAGGAGTGGACGAAAAATAATGGTAACCCGCTCACAGGGATGTTAAAATATAGGCTAAAAAACGGCGCCTTTTCCCACAGTTCAGAAATGATACCAAGTGAAATGGCCACCGGCCAGGCACTGTTGGCTATAAACGATTACCTTACCGGTCAGTCAATATATACTAAACTGCGATTAGAGAATAGAACTGATGATGATTTACAGCAAGCCATCGGTCATCCCACCGAAGGTAAATATTAA